A stretch of DNA from Candidatus Binatia bacterium:
CTTGCGGCACCTGAGCCACGCCTTCCAAGGCTACGAGCCCAACGCCGGGCTCTTGTACGCGGACCTCAACGATCAAGCCGCTCTCCTTGTGGATGCCGTGAAACGAGAGCGCATCCAGCACACGCACGACGAGGGCGGCCTCAAGTGCAGTTGTTGCGGCGAGCGCGAAGTGCTGGGCGGAAACGACTTCTGGGCGCAACGGACCGAGGGCTACGCCAAGCGCAAGGACCAAAAGCAGCTTTCGGACAACGAGCAGCTTTGCGGCCCCTGCACCTGGAAGCGCTCTTTCGAATTGCCGGTTGCGGACGGCGACGAAGATACCCGCTCCTTTGGCCAGCGGCACCCATCGACCGGGGAAATCGCGGCGGCACAGTTCAAACTCGATGTCATCCGCCGCTGCGCGGACGGTGATCGATCGCTCCGAGATGCGGTTGAGCAATTCGTCTCCGCGGCAAAAGCCGACGCACAAGCGGGCAACTTAGAGACGTCGGACTTGGAAATTTTCTGCCCGCAGATCATCGAGATCCAAGCGATCCAATCGAACGATTCGTTGCTGCGCAAGTTCGCCCATATTGACGGCCAATGGTTGCTGCCGTTCCCGCGCGAGGAGGCGCCGGAAAAGCGCCCGCAGAAAACGATTTCTGCCGCCCAAAAGTTACGCGAAACTGCGAAGCGCGCCGGGATCCCGGCCCCGCGGCCGTATCTGGCGGTGGTGGATTTCGATGGAGACGAGATGGGCAAGTGGCTTTCGGGAACACATGGCTGCTTCCCGACCGTCAAAGACACCCTGCACCGTCGAGTCGTGGAGATGATCGGCTCCCAATATTCGAATCTCGACAATGCTCTGAAGCAACGGCGATTTCTCAACCCATCCTTTCACGCCTCGCTCAGTGCGGCCGCGGCGGCGTTCGCGCGCTTTAGCGCCCCCATGACCGTGGAGGGCGAGGATTTCCCGGGCCATCTCGTGTACGCAGGCGGCGACGACGCCTTGTTCGTTGCGCCGGTGCCTGAGGCGCTCGAACTCGCCTGGCGGCTGCGCCTGCGCTTCTCGGGCTGGCCGGAGGAATTTCAGATTCGCATTCTCGAAGGGGGCGGTTTCAAGGTCATCGAATCCGAGGTACGCACGCGCGTGAACGAACGATGGAGCCGCCCAAGCTCGTGGGTCGCTGCGGCCTTGGGAGTAAACGGCCTGGCGCAACCGGTGAGTAGGCCATTTCAAGCAGACCGCCTCGGTTTGGCCTTTGGAACCCGCGCCACCGCGTCGGCTGGCATCTGCGTGTTCCATTATCGCTGGCCGCTCGGATCGGCGTTACGCGAAGCACGTGGCGCGCTCGAAGAGGCCAAGCGCAGAGGTCGGAATGCGGTAGGCCTTACCGTGCAACGACGTTCCGGCTCCATCAGCCGTGCGGTACTTCCGTTTTTCGTTGAGGACGAAGCTGCTCGGGAGTTTCCCACCGTAGCGTTGATGCAGCTTATTTCTTTGTTCCGCAAATCGGAGCGGGTCGTGTCGGTGCGCTTGGCCACTGCATTTCGCGAAGAGCTGGCCGCGCTCCACATCGAGCCGCGGGCCGGACGGTTGGGGCCCGCCTCCCAAGAGTCTCAGCTTTGGGATCTCGGCGAAGCCATCGCCAAGCGAGTCGTCAGGCGACGGGATGTAGGCGGGAGTAAAGAGGAACAGGACACTGCCGAGCGACTGGTGTTGGAGCTCGGCCGAGGCGTGCGCGCCCGCGCCCAAGCGGACGCTGCGGCAGCTTTGTTCCAGTGGAGCGAGGCGCTTTCGATTGCCGCATTTCTTGCCCGCACAGGAGACGAAGGATGAGGCAGATGGAGGTCTTGCGTTTCGAGCCGCTCGACGTGTTTTCCATTCGCACGGCGCGTCCGTTCGACATTGGCGGCGTGACGCACGCGGATTACGTCTGGCCGCCTCCGCCGTGGACGGTCATGGGTGCGCTTCGCGGTGCGCTGGCGGAACTCCTCGGTTTACCGGCCGTGGAGTACGGCCGGCCGCATTCGGAACATCCCCGGTATGCCAGTGTGACCGAGGTGATCGGACCGCCAGACGGAGCCGCGCGTTTCAAAATTGGTCCGGTGCTGCCTGGCGTGTGGCAAGAGGCCGAACGACAATTGCGCTTGCGTTGGCCTCTGCCCGCCGACGTGTTGTCGGTGAAAGATGGTTCGCAACAAGGGAGCACACGGCTAGCTCGCTTGCGTCCGTTTCGGCTGCCACCCGGGGTGCACTGCAACCAGCCCGGCGGTCGTACTCACGCCCTGCTACCGCCGGCGGACCTCCCCGAGCACCCCGAAAAGTCCCCAACCGTGCGCCATTTCGGCACCGAACAAATCGCTCAATGGCTGGCCGGCGAGGAAATAACGGCGGCGTACTCAGATCGCCAAGAGGATGACATGGATTACTATCCGGAGCCGCGCATCGGCATCCGCATCGATCCGGAAACTCACCTAGTGAGCGAAGGGTTATTTTACTTGCGTACGGCTTTGCAGTTAGCCCGAAACCGCAGCTTGGCTGTGCCGCTCGTTCACGCGGGCAAAGACATCCCGTGGGCGCAGATTGACGGACACCTCGCCCGCTTCGGTGCCGACGGGCATCTCGTGCGCATTCGTAAACCCATCCATGTCTCGTTGCCCGAATGCCCTGCAGGCAAGCCTCTGCACCACGCAAGGCTGTTGTGTGTAGGACCGACGCACCCCCATGCCATTGCGGCACTGGAACGCCGCAACCCGCCGGTGCACGTGCGGGCGGTGGCTGCCGGCAGACCCGTGCGCATCGGAGGCTGGAAACTGCTCGCGCAAGTGCGCAACGGAAGCGAGATCCCGCAAGGGCCGCGCCGCCTTCGCACCTACTATCCACCTGGAGCGGTACTGTACGTCGAGTCGGAAGGCGATCTGCGGGAGTTGCATTGTCAGAACCTCGCGCATGACCCGGAAGAAGAAGCAGCTGGGTTTGGCTTTTGCTTGGTTGGTTTGTGGCAACAAGAACAATAACGGAGGGCTTTATGGCACAAGGAATGTTCGAGAGTCGCCTCTTGTTCATGCTGGCGGAAACACCGGTTCATGCAGGAACCGGAGCGGAACTGGGCGCGGTGGACTTGCCGATCCAGCGCGAACGGCACACCCGCTTTCCGACCATTCACGGGTCAGGCGTAAAGGGAGTGTTGCGCGACTTGTCGGAACGGAAAAACGGGAAGGACGACAAGTCCATCACCACGCTGCTGTTCGGTAGCCCGCCGCCGAAAGAAGCGGGAGGCGAGGCGCTGGAAACAGGATCGCTCGCGGTGAGCGACGCTCGCTTGCTGTTGTTACCCGTACGCAGTGTGGGCCATGCCTTCGCCTGGGTCACTTGTCCGTACCTCCTCAGCCGCTTCCTGCGCGACGCCGGCGACTGCCACGCCTCGAGAAGAGCGGACATCGAAGCTGCCATCGGTCAAGCCTTGCAGGCCCCGCAAGACAAAGGGCTGGTACACAACGATTTCCCGCTGAACACCGCGATGATCGAGGAAATCGAACTGCCGGTGGAGAAAAAAGACCTCAAAAAGCTGTGCCATCTCTTGCAGGAAATCCTTCCCGGGGGAGCGGAAATGAAGTACTGGCGCGACCTCCTGCCGAAAAACCTCGTGATCGCCCCCGACGACGTGTTCAGCGACCTGGCGTTGCATGGCACCGAGGTGGTCACGCGTGTTCGCCTCAGTGAGGAGACCAAAACCGTGGAAAAGGGTGCCCTGTGGACAGAGGAGTATCTTCCCGCCGATTCCTTGTTGTACAGCGTGCTCGGACTGGAATCGAAGCGTTTGGGACGGAAGTGGAGGGATAAAAAAATGGAGGGCGCCCCTCCCGACGGGTGGACGTGGGTTGCCGACTTGATCGGTAGCAACCAAGTGGCCCAGTTCGGCGGCAAGGAAACCATCGGCCGCGGCTTTTTACGGCTCCACCTCTGGCCCGAGAAAGCACAGTGAAGGAGAACGACAGATGGCAGGCACAGCCAAGCATATCGAACAAGAGCGGGCACAGTGGGCGTTCCGAACCGTTCGATCGCTCGCCGCTGACCGTGAAACCAAAGCGGACGAGCTCCTCAGCCACATCCGCAAGTTGCCGTCGCACATCCAAGCGTCGGGACTAGCCCAAACGCTGCTCTTCTACGGCCAAAAGCAAGAAAAACTAGCCACTGCGCTCGCCCAACATCTCGGGCTCCTCGATCGGGGAAATCAAGGCCGGGTTGCGGATGCAGTGCAAAAGTTAGTCGAAAGCGCAGCGACGGTGCGGAGGAAAACACGCGATGCGCTGAGCGCCGCGCAATGGCTCAAACGCTTTGCCGAGGTCGAACTCAAGTCGGCAAGTTGAAGCCGTGACTACGCGTCGTTGTTCTCAGGTAGAGGAGAGGTCGAATGCCTATAGAGGTTCTCCCCGAAAGTACGCGAACGCTAGTCGAATCCGCTCGGCAACGGATGATCGTTCACCCCGCGTTGGAGCTCTCGAAATTCGTGTCGTGGAAAAAGGGTAACAGAGGTCCGGAGGCGGATCGCCGGGCAAGTTACGAGCGGGTAATCGGCTCGCTGCCGCGGCTGCAGAGCGCTGGCGAATCCTGGCTGGCTCGCCGCCGGAGTTGGCTCGCTGCACTCGGTGACCGGGCACGAACGATCGTGGTGCAAGCAAAAACACCGTGTGTCTTGTGGCTGGCGGCGCCGACGCCACTGGAGTTGGGCTTTTGCCTCCACCACACCTACGGCCTTCCGTACCTACCCGGTTCCGGCCTCAAGGGACTCGCGCGTGCGGCAATGCGGCGCGAACTAGTTGGGATTCCTGTAGTCGGCTCTGGTCCGACAAGGGAAAACTCGAATCGAGAGAAGAAGGAGCCCCCACAACTGTTGGAGCTGTTCGGCGAAGGGGGCGACGGAGGTCACGCTGGCCAAGTGGACTTTCTCGATGGAGTGCCGCTGACCGCCAGTTGCCTCGAACTGGAGGTCATGAGCCCACACCATCCCAAGTACTACCAAGGCGAGTCGAAGGCACCTCACGACTGTGAAGACCCCGTGCCACTCCCTTTCTTGCGGATCAAGCCAGGCTCCCAGTTCGAAATTGCCATGGTCGCTCGTCTCGGAGTTTCCGACGAGGCCGCGCCGGCAGCGCTGGAGAAGGCAGAACAGTACCTGCTTCTCGGGCTGGAAGAGCTCGGGGTGGGAGCAAAGACCTCGTCGGGCTACGGCCTATTTGCCCGAAAAACCGGCACCGCAGCCACTGCACCAGCACCTCCCTCGGGTACGCAAACAACGGCAGCGACTGTAGAGCGGAAAACAATCGAGCCGGCGGTTATCGCTTCCTTCGACCTGCAGGCAGACCGGGTGGTCTTTCGCGACCAGCAAGGCAATACCTACGAAGCCTCCGCCCAACTGTTGGAAAGGAGTTTCCAGATTAACCGAAACGCACTGAACCAATTCCGCCGGCAGAGTGCAAAGTTTCGGATCGAGGTGGAAAACGGGAAAGTCACCGCTGCGTACAAGAGGAACTGAAGCATGGCCGATACGCTGCACGCACAGTTTCAAATTGTCACCCCTGTCTTTTGCGCCGGAGCGGATCAAAAGGGACCGTCGGAAATCCGGCCGTTCAGCATTCGCGGCGCGCTGCGCTGGTGGTATCGCGCAATCGACCGGGACTTTTTTGACCGGGAGTCGAAGATTTTCGGAGCGACCACCGGCTCGGGCTCTTCTTCGCCCGTGAGTCTCCAGCTCGGTCATTGGGTCACCGGCGCAAAGTCCTTGCGAGACCGGCTGCAACCACAAATGGCGCAGACATCTGGAGCCGCCTACCTAGGCTACACCTTTTACCTCGGCAATAACGAGCGTAAGGCAATCATGCCCGGTGGCCAGTCACTGGATTTGCGGCTTGCGTGGAACTGGCTACCCGCCAACGAGACGGAACAAGATTACGTCCGACGCGCTTGGGCAGCCGCTTTGTGGCTGTTCGGCCACCTAGGTGGCATCGGCACTCGTTCGCGGCGCGGCTACGGCACTCTCGCGCTGGTGAAATGGCAAGGTTGGAAGGAATGCGGACTTTTAGGAACAGCTCATGGCGCCGAGTCACCGGAGGTGTGGAAAAAGCGTTTCGAAAGCGGGTGGCGACTCATCCGCCAGTGGTTCGATCCGCCAGAAGGTGCCAAGCACCAGCATTTCGGAGCGGATCTAAAGGTCTACCTTTGGAACAACGGGTTCAACGACTGGAAGGCCGCACTGGACGAGGTCGGCCGGACCTTACAAGCTTTTCGCAGCAAGAGAGAAATTCACAAACCGGAACTTCTGGCTGCATTTGGCTTGCCAATCCGGTTTAGAAATCACCCGGCACAGTTTGCCTCTCCGCGGAAATTCAGTCGTGCGGCATCGCCCTTGCAAATCCGCGTCGTGAAAATTGGCGAGAAATATCATCCGCTGCTCTGGCGCGCTCACGGACCATTGACACCGCACGAGGCACTCGAGCTCGAGTATAAAGGGAATTACGCGGCCCAGCCCCCTCAAAGGTGGGACCGTGCACTGAACGAATTCCTCGCAAGCATTGCAGCCCAGTGCGTCCCATGAACGCTCTCCCACGCTTGCACGTATGGCTGGTGCGTTACGAGGTTCTGCAAGACGGAACCTTGCCGCCGCTTCCCACCACAGCACTGCACGGGGCGCTGGCACGAGCAGTGTACAGCGATGTCTGCATTGCGCCGGCGCGACCTACCTGTGAAGCTTGTCCGGCGGAGTCTCACTGTGCATATCCCATCTTGTTCGAGCCCACACCAGCCGCGTGCCGTCGCTTGCGGGAATTTGGGGTCACTACCGAACCGCCACGCCCGCTAGCAATCGCACCAGACGCTCCGTTTCTTCCCACCGGAGAAAGCCCCATACCCGTCCGCCGCGGGCAAATCGTCAGTTTTCGACTCACCGCCACGAGCAAGGTATGGCAGTACTGGGAGGCGTTACGCCGCGGACTCGAACGCATTGGCCGACAAGGTCTCGGGCCTCGCGAGGAGCGCACGCGCCTACGCCTCGTATCCGTCGAGGCTCACAGCACCCCGCTACCGAACGAAAACACCAATGAGGTGGCTTTACGCTTTGTGACTCCGCTGCGCCTCAAGCACAGCGGGCAAATTGCCTCGGAAGTGGACGGGAAAGTGTTGGCCGAAGCGCTGGCGCGCCGAGCCGTGTTCATCGGCCATCTCGAAGGTCTTGTGTGGCAGGCACCGCCGGAGCTCGGCGGCTGGCTCGAGTCTGTCGAATCCATCTCAGCTTTTCGCCTGGTTCGCGTCGGCCGCTACTCGTCGCGACAAGGCCGCTGGATGCGTTGGCCGGGGCTCGTGGGAACGCTTCGCCTTCGGGGGGAAGGAGTCCGGCACCTGCTGCCGCTGTTGCACTTCGGGTCGCTGGCGCAAGTCGGCAAGGCAACCACCTTTGGTTTTGGGCGCTACGAACTTACCGCCCCCACGACCTCGTGAGCATCCATCAGTGCTAACCATCTCGGCGGAGAGATCCAGCCGTGGCGAGCACGATTGCGTTCCTGACCGGGCTTGGCACCGCAAACTACGAAGAAGAAGCCTACGAGTATGAGGGAAACCGGTATGTGACTCGATTTGCACCGGTGGCCACCGTCGCTCTCGCCTTCGGACCAGCAGAACGAGCCAACATGCAGGTTGGCGTGATCACCACCGCGCAGGCAAAAGGCAAATGGTTCGCGGAGATCGAAGCGGAGATGCGCGATTTGGGGGTCGGGACGATCCGCTGTGCAGAAATCCCCGAAGTTCCCGCAGGAAACGAGATCGAAACTGTCTTGCCCGTCCTTCTCGACGCTGTACCGGCAGTCGCAGAACCGGCAGTGGCAATCGACATCACTTATGGATTCCGTCACTTGCCGTTTCTGTACGTCGCCGCGCTGACTTACCTGGTCGGCCTCCGCGCCGTGGAGTTTCGCGGAATTTACTATGCGGCGCGGGAAATCGTTCAGCACGACTCCACGCACCCGATCGTGGATTTGCGCCACTTTTGGGAACTCATTCAGTGGTACCATGCAGTCGCCGCCGTGCACGACACCGGCCGCGCGCGGCCGCTTTCCAGCGTGTTTCGCGATCAGAGCCGACATCATTTTTCCCCGGATCGCCCGCCATCGCCGCAGGCGAAGTGGCTCGCCAAAATCCGCGACGCGGCCGAAAAGCTCTCCGTCCCGCTTGCGTGCGGCCTTCCGCTCGAAGCCGGCATTTGCGCGCACGCGCTCTTGAAAACGTTAGACTCGAACACAACCGATCATGCCAAGGCCGCGTCGCTTGCCGCACAGCATCTGGCCACGCTCGTACGCCCCTGGAGTGTATCTGTTGCTGCGCGAGTCAAAACAGAAGTCCGCCTGACGAAGGAAGAACTCTTGCGGCAGTGGAATTTTGCCCGCTGGCTGTTCGAGCACGAGGACTACACAAACTGCCTGGAGGCCTTGCGCGAGTGGTTGGTCAACCTTGTGCTCTACCGCCAAGGCGAGCACGAGCAATGGCTGTCTTACGAGAAAAAACGCAAACCCGCCGAACGTTTCTTGAGCGCGGCGAGCTATCGTATTCGTATAGGCTCTGGCGGCTTGAGCGACACACACCGTGTTCTCGCGACCCTGTGGGATGAAATTTCCGAACGCCGCAACCAACTGGCGCACGCGGGCATGCGAAAAGACGAAACGCGTATCGCGCACGATTCGATCAGGAAGTTGATCGATCAAGCCGAGGACATGCTCGACCGACTGGATGCTCTGGAGATCAATTTTCAGGCAATGGGGGGCACGCTCCTCGTCAATGCGCTCGGCCGCTCGCCCGGGTCCCTGTACTCTGCCCTTCTCCACGTACGGCCCCAAAGGCTCATGGTGCTCGGCTCGCAAGAGTCACTGGAGCGGCTCGACGAGACGCTCCGAGCCGCGGACCTCACATCCATCGAGACCGTGCGCGTGATCCTCGAGGATCCCTATCGAGGGTTTCGGCAGGCCAGAGATATCATCCCTCTTTGCCGGCCACATCTGATTGCGGCCGACACGGTCGTGGTGAATCTCACCGGAGGCACGACCGCGATGCAATACATCGCAGAACGAATCGCGGACGAAGCGAGGCGACTGGGTCAGCCCGTGAAGAAGCTTGCCGTCTTTGACGAGAGGCCCGCCGAGGAACAGAGATCCAACCCGTTCCACCTTGGGGGCATCGAGTGGATCGAAGGTGAACAAGGAACCGAGCCGCCATCACCGCGGTGCGGCAGCGGTTAACCGACAGCGATGCCCGTCCCGCGGCAAAGGGGCGCGCATGCACGTTGGGGCCAACCCGAGCCGAAGGCATCCTGGCCGGCGAACAATCCCACCACGGTGGTCGCCTGCGGTGGTTCGAGTCGCTGTAACATGGTTCCACTCGGTCACCGCACGCAATCGTGTCGCAATGCTACGGCGCTGCCGCTCCGATCGGCGCCTGCATGTCGGTGCGGCGAGCTCCGCAGAAAAACCGATTTATGGCGCATGCCCACCGGCCGCGCCGCGCGAACCTGTTGGCCATATGCAAGCAACCGCACCCGTCGTGCAGCCGGAGAATGCGATCGCCGCAGAGAGAAGGCCTTTGCCTCTTCGAACGCGAGGTAGAGTTGCAAACGGGACGTCGAGCTCGGGGTGTCTACAATCAGTGGAACCCCTGGAGGGTACGCGATCCGTCGCGGGCCACAACTGCGGGTGGCGGCGCAACAATCTCCGGCAGGAGCCCCATCGCAACTGTGGTCGCGTTGCACTCCTTTCGCGGAAATAGAGACGTGCATCTCCCTCGTCTCCGGCGACAGTCGATTGGCCCGGCATGCCCTACCCTGCCACCTGAAGCAGTTCAGCGCACCCCGAGAAACTCTCCCACTGCCAGATCCAACCCGTGGCGCGCTACGCGGAGCAAGAGCGGGCTCGGTTTCCGGACGGCCAACACCGGTGCGCTGCCGGCCTGCAACAACACAGAGTCAGCATACTCCGTTTCCGCCTCCATCGCAGCGGAAGCGCACAGCGCCGCGGCGAACGTTCGGAGTCCGACGCTCCAAGCCCAGCACATTGCGGAAGGATGCAACTCGCACCCAAAGAAACGGAAGAATTTTTTGGGGCTACCGTGGTACGGTCTCTCCCCGGTTTTGCGCGGCGTAACACGACTCGGCAGCGCTGAGGATGGACGCCTCGATTCCCGACCCATCCGAGAGGGCAAGTCACACGCGTATCCCGCGCATCCACAGACCCCGCTTAGCGACGCGACGCACCATTTCCCAGGGCAAGAGGGGCGATATCGGGGAGACCGGTCCCACATGCCCTCGAGCCCTGATTCTCTCGATTCTACCCACAACAAGAAAGGGCGTGGACCGGGCGCAAGATCCCCGCCACGCCGGCAGCATTGCCGCGGAAATGAGTTCCGTCGGGCAGAGCGGGCACGTTAGGCCTCCGCCCGAACACTTCCGCTCAGACTTACGACGGCGTCCGGCCCGGCCTACCAGCCGCACCGGGCGGTCTCACAGGCGGCCGCGACAGCACTCACGCGCGCACAGACGGACAGACGTTCACGGAGCCGGGGTCGGGGCCTGGCAAACTACGGACAATGTTCCGATAATGTCGGGGCGCAGTTGCTCGCTGAGGGGAGCGTCCAAAATTGGAAAGCCAAAGCCGAGTTTCCCCTTGCTGAGATCTCCCGCCTCCACATTGTCGCAACCGAACGGAGCACCGACGACCTTGGCGATGCAAGGCTGCGACCCATTGGCGCCGCAGCCTGACGGCCCGTCCCGCAAGACCCTGGCGGAGTTCCCTTCGTCGTAAATCACGACCTCCGTGTCGCCTGAGGTCACGGAGCCACTGAGGGCGATGTCGCCAGCCTCAGGGTCGCACGGGTCGCCCGGGCTCGGACACGGATCCATGCTCCCCGGCCCGAGAAGCCGTAGGCATAGGTTCTCCAGCAAAAACATCCCGCCGGGCGCAAATGCCCCTGTCCTCGTGATCTTGACCGGACTTTGGCAGACGCCGGGGTGCGGATCGCTATCCCCTTCGCGGTTGGCGCGGCTCACCTGGCCGTCGGGCAACTGCGAGGTCGCCGAACAGTCGGGATCCTCAGGAAAGCCGCCTTCAGCGCCCGGAGGTTGAGAGGTGTTGTGGTCTTGTTCCACCAGCGTGTTGTATCCGGGAGCGCCTCCGTCGCAGTCAATGAACCCCGAACTGTCCGCGGACAGGCGGACACACGCCGCACCAACCCCCAACGGCAAGTTCACACGATTGAACGTAGTGCCCTCGACCGGAATCGTGATTTGCCGGATGCCATTCTCATCCGGGGGACCGAAGCGCCACTCTTGGCGCCCCGACAAGTTGATCCCTAGGCCGAAATCCCGCGTCTGCACGTACACCCGCGAAGCGCTGGTGCCAGCCTGCAAAACACAGGTCCGGGAAAACTCCTGCAGGGGCGTCTGAGTCGCGGTCGGCGTCGCCGTACCTTCGGTTTCCGGAGTCGGCGAGCCGGTGGTCACCTGCGGCGTGAACGTGGGGCTTACCGCCGGCGTAGGCCCTCCGGGTGTGGGCGTACGCGTCGGAGGACGCGTGTTGGTAATCGTTGGAGTGTTCGTTCGCGTCGGCGTTTGCGTGCGCGTGCCTGTGGATGTTCGGGTCGGGGTCGAGGTACGCGTCGGGCTGGAGGTGAAGGTAAACCGCGGCGTCCGTACCGGTGTCGGCGTAGGCGCTAGAGCCGCATCCAGCAGGTCTTGCAGCGTCTCGTCGGCCCCGGCAATTTGCCGTGCTTGAAGATTCAAATCCGCCGCGCTCGAGGCAACGATCGTGTCCGGCAACAGCCGAATTCGAGTCAACATCGCGTTCAACTCCGTCACGCTTGCCGCGCACAGATCGAAGCCCGCAGTGACGCGATCCAACACCAAGCGGACAAGCGCCTCGGTCTGGAAGTCGATGTCCTGCTGATCGTCAGCCGCGGTCAGAAACGCGCGCGTGAGCGTTCCGCGCGCCGCATCACCGACGTACAC
This window harbors:
- a CDS encoding type III-B CRISPR module RAMP protein Cmr4, translated to MAQGMFESRLLFMLAETPVHAGTGAELGAVDLPIQRERHTRFPTIHGSGVKGVLRDLSERKNGKDDKSITTLLFGSPPPKEAGGEALETGSLAVSDARLLLLPVRSVGHAFAWVTCPYLLSRFLRDAGDCHASRRADIEAAIGQALQAPQDKGLVHNDFPLNTAMIEEIELPVEKKDLKKLCHLLQEILPGGAEMKYWRDLLPKNLVIAPDDVFSDLALHGTEVVTRVRLSEETKTVEKGALWTEEYLPADSLLYSVLGLESKRLGRKWRDKKMEGAPPDGWTWVADLIGSNQVAQFGGKETIGRGFLRLHLWPEKAQ
- the cas6_2 gene encoding CRISPR-associated endoribonuclease Cas6; the encoded protein is MNALPRLHVWLVRYEVLQDGTLPPLPTTALHGALARAVYSDVCIAPARPTCEACPAESHCAYPILFEPTPAACRRLREFGVTTEPPRPLAIAPDAPFLPTGESPIPVRRGQIVSFRLTATSKVWQYWEALRRGLERIGRQGLGPREERTRLRLVSVEAHSTPLPNENTNEVALRFVTPLRLKHSGQIASEVDGKVLAEALARRAVFIGHLEGLVWQAPPELGGWLESVESISAFRLVRVGRYSSRQGRWMRWPGLVGTLRLRGEGVRHLLPLLHFGSLAQVGKATTFGFGRYELTAPTTS